One window of Catonella massiliensis genomic DNA carries:
- a CDS encoding L-fuculose-phosphate aldolase: protein MLMEKAREELVKYGKKLVTAGLTKGTGGNLSVFDRENKMVAITPSGIDFFEIQPEDIVIIDLDGKTIEGTRTPSSEWEMHLMPYRTRDDIDAVIHAHVMYTTVLACLREELPATHYMIAVAGPTVRCAEYATYGSHELAVNACKAMEDRKAVILANHGVLAGANDLLNAFNIVEEIEYCSEVYVKARSIGSPVVLPPEEMTLMAEKFKTYGQKKSIRE, encoded by the coding sequence ATGTTAATGGAAAAAGCTAGAGAGGAGCTTGTGAAATATGGTAAGAAGCTTGTGACAGCAGGGCTTACCAAGGGAACAGGCGGAAACTTAAGCGTATTTGACAGAGAGAATAAGATGGTGGCTATTACTCCATCAGGAATCGATTTCTTTGAGATTCAGCCTGAGGATATAGTAATAATCGACCTCGATGGAAAAACAATTGAGGGCACACGCACACCTTCTTCAGAATGGGAAATGCACCTTATGCCTTATAGGACAAGGGATGACATAGATGCAGTTATCCATGCGCATGTTATGTATACAACAGTACTGGCGTGCCTACGCGAAGAGCTTCCTGCAACTCACTATATGATAGCAGTAGCAGGACCTACAGTTAGATGTGCAGAATACGCAACCTACGGTTCACATGAACTTGCTGTAAATGCTTGTAAGGCGATGGAGGACAGAAAGGCAGTTATCCTTGCCAACCACGGAGTGCTTGCAGGAGCAAACGACCTCCTCAATGCATTTAACATAGTTGAAGAGATTGAATATTGTTCAGAAGTCTATGTAAAGGCTAGAAGTATAGGTAGTCCTGTTGTACTTCCGCCGGAAGAGATGACACTTATGGCTGAGAAGTTTAAGACTTACGGACAGAAAAAGAGTATAAGAGAATAG
- a CDS encoding L,D-transpeptidase, protein MNKIKNTLVILIVLIVSMNMTVVTKAYPLHMSDFIKIMYTKPTVTDSTRYKSDTYLQTRLGRINLNEEALNKFRVKDKISREAIADYVVEHLEDLKYSLVLKRHDGKEVNIKRIVAGLSNEDIKKAIADNIFLAVQGKKKGNLSKLDLNKILNRTYIEVDLENQIISQVIKGKRIVTTNVVTGDIKKKAQTSKGLFTVIYMQKNRVLHYRDFDNSFKSDFVERWMRFDDANSIGIHDAPWRKLSSDWEASAYKNGHGSHGCVNTPTDAVKIIYDNAYNGMAVVVY, encoded by the coding sequence ATGAATAAGATTAAGAACACTTTAGTAATCCTTATAGTGTTGATTGTTTCTATGAATATGACGGTTGTCACTAAGGCTTATCCACTTCATATGTCTGATTTTATTAAGATTATGTACACTAAGCCAACAGTTACAGACAGTACCAGATACAAATCAGATACATACCTTCAAACAAGGCTTGGAAGAATAAATCTAAATGAGGAGGCATTGAATAAGTTTAGAGTGAAGGATAAGATAAGTAGGGAGGCTATTGCAGACTATGTAGTAGAGCATTTAGAAGACCTTAAGTATTCACTTGTACTAAAAAGGCACGATGGTAAAGAAGTAAACATAAAAAGGATAGTTGCAGGCTTATCAAACGAGGATATTAAAAAAGCTATAGCTGATAACATTTTCCTCGCAGTACAGGGAAAGAAAAAAGGAAATCTTTCGAAGTTAGACTTAAATAAAATTCTAAATAGAACATACATTGAAGTTGATCTGGAAAATCAAATTATTTCACAGGTAATAAAAGGCAAGAGAATAGTTACTACCAATGTGGTAACAGGAGATATAAAGAAAAAGGCTCAGACTTCTAAAGGTTTATTTACAGTAATTTATATGCAGAAAAATAGAGTATTACATTATAGAGATTTTGATAATTCGTTTAAATCAGACTTTGTTGAAAGATGGATGAGATTTGATGATGCTAATTCAATAGGAATACATGATGCTCCATGGAGAAAGCTTAGCTCAGATTGGGAAGCATCAGCTTACAAAAATGGACACGGCTCACATGGCTGTGTAAATACACCAACTGATGCTGTTAAGATAATATATGACAATGCTTACAACGGTATGGCAGTAGTCGTTTATTAA
- a CDS encoding L-fucose isomerase: MSYPKIGIRPTIDGRWGGVREALEDQTMGMANRAKKLIESELKYPDGTPVQCVISPCTIGGGGEAAKCDEFFSTQNVVGTLTVTPCWCYGTETMDLNPNTIKAVWGFNGTERPGAVYLAAVMAAYAQRGLPAFSIYGHEVQDKNDETITEDVKKKILDFARGAIAVGLMKNKSYVNLGSVSMGIAGSVVNVDFFQKYLGMRTEWVDMTEILRRIELEIYDHEEYEKALKWVRENCKEGYNTNAGKDFPEIIKKSRWIPEEKQWEFCVKHALVVRDILKGNPKLAELGWHEESLGRNAIAGGFQGQRMWTDWLPNADFTEAITASGFDWNGKREPIPFATENDTLNGVSMMLGWLVTNKAAIFSDVRTYWSPESVERVTGKKLTGKAANGIMHLINSGASCLDGSAAAKNEKGEGCMKEWWNLTDEDIKALTEATDWCRANYEYFRGGGFSSHFKTAAEMPVTMIRTNIVEGVGPTLQIIEGYTCVLEDDVHKVLDERTDRSWPTTWFAPNLSTKSADSVYNVMAKWGANHGATVHGHVGDRLITLASMLRIPVAFHNVTEDRIFRPHSFNGFGTTDLESQDFRACAYYGPLYR; the protein is encoded by the coding sequence ATGAGTTATCCAAAAATCGGTATTAGACCAACAATTGATGGCCGCTGGGGCGGAGTTAGAGAGGCGCTTGAGGACCAGACAATGGGAATGGCTAATAGAGCTAAAAAGCTTATTGAAAGCGAACTTAAATATCCTGACGGAACACCTGTACAGTGTGTGATTTCACCTTGTACCATAGGTGGAGGCGGTGAGGCTGCAAAATGTGATGAATTCTTCTCAACTCAGAACGTAGTTGGAACCCTTACCGTAACCCCTTGCTGGTGCTACGGTACAGAGACTATGGACTTAAACCCTAATACAATCAAGGCTGTATGGGGATTTAACGGAACTGAGAGACCAGGTGCTGTTTACCTTGCAGCAGTTATGGCGGCATATGCACAGAGGGGACTTCCAGCATTTTCAATTTACGGACACGAAGTTCAGGACAAGAATGATGAGACTATTACAGAAGATGTAAAGAAGAAGATTCTTGATTTTGCAAGAGGTGCAATTGCAGTAGGTCTTATGAAAAATAAGTCCTATGTAAACCTTGGCTCAGTGTCTATGGGTATTGCAGGTTCTGTTGTAAATGTAGATTTCTTCCAGAAATATCTCGGAATGAGAACTGAGTGGGTAGACATGACTGAGATATTAAGAAGAATCGAGCTTGAAATCTATGACCACGAGGAATACGAGAAGGCTCTTAAATGGGTTCGTGAGAACTGCAAAGAGGGCTACAATACAAATGCTGGAAAGGATTTCCCTGAAATAATAAAGAAATCCAGATGGATACCTGAGGAGAAGCAGTGGGAGTTCTGCGTTAAGCATGCACTTGTAGTAAGAGACATACTTAAGGGCAATCCAAAGCTTGCAGAGCTTGGCTGGCACGAGGAGTCACTTGGTAGAAATGCTATAGCAGGCGGTTTCCAGGGACAGAGAATGTGGACAGACTGGCTTCCAAATGCTGACTTTACAGAGGCTATTACAGCTTCAGGCTTTGACTGGAACGGCAAGAGAGAGCCTATTCCATTTGCAACTGAGAATGACACACTTAACGGTGTATCTATGATGCTTGGATGGCTCGTAACCAATAAAGCGGCAATATTTAGTGATGTAAGAACATATTGGTCACCTGAGTCTGTTGAGAGAGTAACAGGAAAGAAACTCACAGGTAAGGCTGCAAACGGTATTATGCACCTTATCAACTCTGGCGCAAGCTGCTTAGATGGCTCAGCTGCTGCTAAGAATGAAAAGGGTGAGGGCTGCATGAAGGAATGGTGGAACCTCACAGATGAGGACATCAAGGCTCTTACAGAGGCTACTGACTGGTGCAGGGCGAACTATGAGTACTTCAGAGGAGGCGGCTTCTCATCACACTTTAAGACAGCTGCAGAGATGCCTGTAACTATGATTAGAACCAATATCGTTGAGGGTGTTGGACCTACCTTACAGATAATAGAGGGTTATACCTGCGTACTTGAGGATGATGTGCACAAGGTACTCGATGAGAGAACAGATAGAAGCTGGCCAACAACCTGGTTTGCACCAAATCTTTCAACCAAGTCAGCAGACAGTGTTTACAATGTAATGGCTAAGTGGGGCGCTAACCACGGAGCAACAGTTCATGGCCACGTAGGTGACAGACTTATAACTCTTGCTTCTATGCTTAGAATTCCTGTTGCTTTCCACAATGTAACAGAGGACAGAATCTTCAGACCACATTCATTTAATGGATTTGGAACTACAGATTTAGAGAGCCAGGATTTCAGAGCTTGTGCTTATTACGGACCACTCTACAGATAA
- a CDS encoding type II toxin-antitoxin system PemK/MazF family toxin encodes MGKYSIGDVWWVQFPYSDINEVKRRPAIVIDDNTIAILAMYVTTKDKSTNPYSIPIDDWEAAGLKENHGLELIKLLALMNITLFVRLVHYHRGIL; translated from the coding sequence ATGGGAAAGTATAGTATTGGTGATGTTTGGTGGGTACAGTTTCCATATTCAGATATAAATGAAGTCAAGAGAAGACCTGCTATAGTGATTGATGATAATACAATTGCTATCCTTGCGATGTATGTTACCACTAAGGATAAGTCTACTAATCCATATAGTATCCCAATTGATGATTGGGAAGCTGCTGGCTTAAAAGAGAATCATGGACTAGAATTGATAAAATTGTTAGCATTGATGAATATAACATTGTTTGTAAGATTGGTTCATTATCACAGAGGGATCTTGTAA
- a CDS encoding ATP-binding cassette domain-containing protein — protein MGDLILSMKGITKSFSGVAALKNAALDLKAGEVVALMGENGAGKSTLMKILTGIYSKDSGEIQYMGQEVCFKGPAESEEAGISIVHQELNMMNDLTVAQNLFIGREEMNGFLIDDKKMNEKAGVKVVIDVGIPAEVKDVDAAAVASAILEKKDLIAIYGSNEFAANAIITANEGLDKLGADKVIAVGFDAGKKLLDAVRAKTFAGAVTQDPVQIGYQAVKLAVEAADGKSVSDVDTGAKWYNADNMDADDIKPCLYE, from the coding sequence ATGGGTGATTTAATACTTTCAATGAAAGGAATTACCAAATCCTTCTCAGGCGTTGCAGCACTTAAGAATGCAGCACTAGACCTAAAGGCGGGTGAGGTAGTTGCCCTGATGGGAGAAAATGGAGCCGGCAAATCTACTCTTATGAAGATTTTGACCGGCATATATTCAAAAGATTCCGGTGAAATACAGTATATGGGACAGGAGGTCTGTTTTAAGGGGCCTGCTGAATCTGAAGAAGCAGGAATCTCCATTGTTCATCAGGAGCTTAACATGATGAACGACCTGACGGTAGCTCAGAATCTTTTTATCGGGCGTGAAGAAATGAACGGATTTTTAATAGACGATAAGAAGATGAATGAGAAAGCCGGAGTTAAGGTGGTTATCGATGTAGGTATCCCTGCTGAAGTTAAGGATGTAGATGCTGCTGCAGTTGCTTCTGCTATACTTGAGAAGAAAGATCTTATAGCTATTTACGGTTCTAATGAGTTTGCAGCAAATGCTATAATCACAGCTAACGAAGGTCTTGATAAGCTCGGCGCTGACAAGGTAATCGCAGTTGGTTTTGATGCCGGTAAGAAGCTTCTTGATGCAGTTAGAGCTAAGACATTTGCAGGTGCTGTAACACAGGATCCTGTACAGATTGGTTACCAGGCAGTTAAGCTTGCGGTAGAAGCAGCTGACGGCAAGAGTGTATCTGATGTGGATACAGGCGCTAAGTGGTACAACGCTGACAATATGGATGCAGATGACATTAAGCCTTGCTTATATGAGTAA
- a CDS encoding rhamnulokinase has product MKKALAIDMGATSIRGIIGYIEDGKIKLEEVMRFSHEIKSSNGRLRWDFDELVRKIVETIKENGHEISSVGIDTWGVDFGLVDKEGKLVEPPVCYRDPKHQEGYEEALKSLSEKEIFAETGTQIMSINTLFQLLAFKKLNPGGYEKADKLLMMPDLIQYLLTGNMTGEETILSTTQILNLKTGDYSDKLLEAYGLDKNKLPKITKAGSITGNVKTGLVDELKDLDVDVVSVCGHDTASAVLLTKVMTDADTMFLSCGTWSLFGIRAESPDLSERAYEKGLTNELGFDSTPLLFKNLTGLYLLEKYKTAYEKKLGRKLEFDEITAYVEESLKKEEPITNLIDMEDPRFGSEEADAKEVIDEFLKEKGLALPENEMDYFRIIYESMVKKYLEVKTALEEISGKKYKKVHMIGGGAKSSLLCKLIAKRLDVSITAGPYEASALGNIIVQLKALGEIKTIEEGLEAAYKSQEMKTY; this is encoded by the coding sequence ATGAAAAAAGCACTGGCAATAGATATGGGAGCCACCTCAATCAGAGGAATAATAGGCTATATTGAGGATGGCAAGATAAAGCTTGAAGAGGTTATGAGATTCTCTCATGAAATAAAAAGTTCAAATGGAAGACTGCGTTGGGATTTTGATGAACTTGTAAGGAAAATAGTGGAAACCATAAAGGAAAACGGACACGAGATATCTTCGGTGGGCATAGACACCTGGGGAGTTGACTTCGGCCTGGTAGATAAAGAAGGAAAGCTGGTTGAGCCTCCTGTCTGTTACAGAGATCCCAAGCATCAGGAAGGCTATGAAGAAGCCTTAAAGAGCCTTAGTGAGAAGGAAATATTTGCTGAAACGGGAACTCAGATTATGAGTATAAATACCCTTTTTCAGTTATTGGCATTTAAGAAGCTAAATCCGGGTGGATATGAAAAGGCTGATAAGCTGCTTATGATGCCTGATTTGATACAGTACCTCTTAACCGGCAATATGACAGGTGAGGAAACCATACTTTCAACCACTCAGATACTTAATCTTAAAACAGGAGATTATAGCGATAAACTGCTTGAGGCTTATGGCCTTGATAAAAACAAGCTTCCAAAGATAACAAAGGCTGGCTCTATCACAGGCAATGTTAAGACAGGACTTGTAGATGAACTAAAAGACCTGGATGTAGATGTAGTTTCAGTCTGTGGTCACGATACAGCAAGTGCAGTCTTACTTACCAAGGTAATGACGGATGCAGACACGATGTTCCTTAGCTGCGGCACCTGGTCTCTCTTTGGAATAAGAGCTGAAAGCCCTGATTTATCCGAGAGAGCTTATGAAAAGGGACTTACTAATGAGCTTGGCTTTGATTCTACTCCGCTTTTATTTAAGAATCTTACAGGACTTTATCTACTTGAGAAATATAAAACAGCCTATGAGAAGAAGCTTGGAAGAAAGCTTGAGTTTGACGAGATTACAGCCTATGTGGAAGAGTCACTTAAGAAGGAAGAGCCCATAACCAATCTTATAGATATGGAAGATCCGAGATTTGGAAGTGAAGAGGCGGATGCCAAAGAAGTAATAGATGAGTTTCTTAAAGAAAAGGGGCTTGCACTTCCTGAGAATGAAATGGACTATTTCAGAATTATCTATGAGAGCATGGTAAAGAAATACCTTGAGGTAAAAACCGCTCTTGAAGAAATATCGGGCAAAAAGTATAAGAAGGTCCATATGATAGGCGGTGGGGCAAAGTCTTCACTTCTATGCAAGCTGATAGCTAAAAGACTTGATGTAAGCATTACTGCAGGACCTTACGAGGCATCAGCTCTTGGTAACATTATAGTTCAGTTAAAGGCACTTGGAGAGATAAAGACCATTGAAGAGGGGCTTGAGGCTGCTTATAAATCGCAGGAAATGAAAACATACTAA
- a CDS encoding response regulator transcription factor, which translates to MSEKQKILIVDDDEDISELISLYLVKECYDTKRAEDGEVALTLFKEYQPDLILLDLMLPGKDGYDVCREIRKTSKVPIIMLSAKGEIFDKVLGLELGADDYMIKPFDSKELVARVKAVLRRFSADTGAGNDNNATTGVEEDANINRVRYADLEINLTNYSVTYYDKRVDMPPKELELFYFLASHPNQVFTREQLLDRIWGYEYIGDTRTVDVHVKRLRKKINDHTEWRLSTVWGVGYKFETLTRS; encoded by the coding sequence ATGTCTGAGAAACAAAAGATACTTATAGTGGACGATGATGAGGATATATCTGAGCTTATATCGCTCTATCTCGTGAAAGAATGCTACGATACAAAGAGGGCAGAAGACGGAGAGGTGGCTCTTACCCTGTTTAAGGAGTACCAGCCTGACCTCATCCTGCTAGACCTTATGCTTCCGGGAAAGGATGGCTATGATGTATGCAGGGAGATTAGGAAAACCTCGAAGGTGCCTATTATTATGCTGTCTGCAAAGGGAGAAATCTTTGACAAGGTGCTTGGACTCGAGCTTGGTGCGGATGACTATATGATTAAGCCCTTTGACTCAAAAGAGCTTGTAGCAAGGGTAAAGGCTGTACTTAGGAGATTTAGTGCAGATACAGGAGCCGGTAACGACAATAATGCTACTACAGGAGTAGAAGAAGATGCGAACATTAACAGAGTACGCTATGCGGATTTGGAAATAAACCTAACCAATTATTCTGTTACTTACTATGATAAAAGGGTGGATATGCCGCCTAAGGAGCTGGAGCTATTTTATTTTCTCGCATCTCACCCAAATCAGGTATTTACAAGGGAACAGCTCCTTGACAGGATCTGGGGCTATGAGTACATAGGCGATACCAGAACAGTAGATGTCCATGTGAAAAGGCTTAGAAAGAAGATTAATGACCATACAGAATGGAGGCTTTCTACAGTTTGGGGCGTGGGATACAAGTTTGAGACATTGACAAGGAGTTAA
- the fucO gene encoding lactaldehyde reductase produces MANKIVLNETSYHGAGAIKEITVEAKNRGFGKAFVCSDPDLVKFNVTSKVTDLLKAENMDFEVYSEIQPNPTIENVQGGVAAFKKAGADYIIAIGGGSSMDTAKAIGIIITNPEFEDVRSLEGLSATKKPSVPIFAVPTTAGTAAEVTINYVITDVEKKRKFVCVDPHDIPVVAFVDPEMMSSMPKGLTASTGMDALTHAIEGYTTLGANTITDMFNLKAIELIAKSLRGAVENTKEGREGMALGQYLTGMGFSNCGLGIVHSMAHSLGAVYDTPHGVANAILLPTVMEYNAEATGEKLKDVAIAMGVEGVEKMSQEEYRKAAVDAVKKLSKDVGIPADLKAIVKPEDLDFLTQSAMDDACRPGNPKEPTFEDIKNLYLKLM; encoded by the coding sequence ATGGCGAACAAAATTGTATTGAACGAGACTTCTTATCACGGAGCAGGTGCAATCAAGGAAATCACAGTAGAGGCCAAGAACAGAGGCTTTGGGAAGGCTTTCGTATGTTCAGATCCTGACCTTGTTAAGTTCAATGTAACAAGCAAGGTAACTGATTTGCTTAAGGCTGAAAATATGGATTTTGAGGTATATTCAGAGATACAGCCAAATCCGACAATCGAAAATGTACAGGGTGGCGTAGCTGCATTTAAGAAGGCAGGAGCTGACTATATCATAGCTATCGGAGGCGGCTCTTCTATGGATACAGCGAAGGCTATCGGTATCATCATCACCAACCCTGAGTTTGAAGATGTAAGAAGCCTCGAGGGACTTTCAGCTACTAAGAAGCCTAGCGTACCTATATTTGCAGTGCCTACAACAGCAGGTACAGCAGCAGAGGTAACTATCAACTATGTTATTACAGATGTAGAGAAGAAGCGCAAATTCGTATGTGTAGACCCACACGATATCCCTGTAGTTGCATTTGTAGATCCTGAGATGATGAGCTCAATGCCTAAGGGACTTACTGCTTCAACAGGTATGGATGCACTTACACACGCTATCGAGGGTTATACAACTCTTGGTGCAAATACAATTACAGATATGTTCAACTTAAAGGCTATCGAGCTTATTGCAAAGAGCCTTAGAGGAGCTGTTGAGAATACAAAGGAAGGCAGAGAGGGTATGGCACTTGGCCAGTATCTTACCGGTATGGGCTTCTCTAACTGCGGTCTTGGTATAGTTCATTCTATGGCACATTCTTTAGGCGCTGTATATGATACACCTCACGGAGTTGCTAACGCCATCCTCCTCCCTACAGTAATGGAGTACAACGCAGAGGCGACAGGCGAGAAGTTAAAAGATGTAGCCATCGCAATGGGCGTTGAAGGCGTAGAGAAGATGAGCCAGGAAGAGTACAGAAAGGCAGCAGTAGACGCTGTAAAGAAGCTTTCTAAAGATGTAGGCATCCCTGCTGACCTCAAGGCCATAGTAAAGCCTGAGGACCTTGACTTCCTTACACAGTCTGCAATGGATGATGCCTGCAGACCGGGCAATCCAAAGGAGCCTACCTTTGAGGACATCAAGAACCTTTATCTTAAGCTTATGTAA
- a CDS encoding RbsD/FucU family protein yields the protein MLKNIPKILSPELLAALCEMGHSDRLVISDGNFPAHTMGKNAKVIRLDGHGVPEVLDAILKLFPLDTYTEKSVSLMEKVPGDTVETPIWKEFEEIVAKYDERGAATIGFIERFKFYEEAKTSYLIIATSEKALYANIMLQKGVVTD from the coding sequence ATGTTAAAAAATATTCCCAAGATACTATCCCCTGAGCTTTTGGCGGCACTTTGCGAAATGGGACATTCTGACAGGCTTGTAATATCGGATGGCAATTTCCCTGCTCATACCATGGGCAAAAATGCCAAGGTAATAAGGCTTGATGGACATGGAGTACCAGAGGTGCTTGATGCTATACTGAAGCTATTTCCACTTGATACCTATACTGAAAAATCAGTTTCTCTTATGGAAAAGGTGCCGGGAGACACAGTGGAAACCCCGATATGGAAGGAGTTTGAGGAAATAGTGGCAAAATACGATGAGCGTGGTGCAGCTACCATCGGCTTCATCGAAAGATTTAAGTTTTATGAGGAGGCTAAGACCTCTTATCTCATAATAGCAACTTCTGAAAAGGCTCTGTATGCAAATATTATGTTGCAGAAGGGTGTAGTTACAGACTAA
- a CDS encoding 6-phosphofructokinase encodes MKNLIVAQSGGPTAAINATLTGVIREWCKENKGAKVYGSRFGVEGILKENIIDLTGLSEDDLDKLMRTPASALGSCRYRLSDPKEDETDFKRVVEVFRKYDIGHFVYIGGNDSMDTVYRLSEYFNENKITDITVNGAPKTIDNDLNGIDHCPGFGSTAKYIATVCHELAREVKVYDRENILIVEIMGRNAGWLTAAAALAAEKDSEVPYLIYLSEVTLSVDKFVADLKEVMKKSKNVIVALSEGTVIEQGGKNHADEDGEVDAFGHKQLAGNGRILEKVLKDELKYKARYIELSLVQRCASHCLSETDIRESEELGRVAVRLGREGLSGKMARLIRVSDEPYKVEYSSVDIAEVANLEKKVPLQWINEAHNGVTEEMMKYLRPLVQGEMSCRYKDGVPDYLIL; translated from the coding sequence ATGAAGAATCTTATAGTAGCCCAGTCAGGTGGGCCAACAGCTGCAATAAATGCGACTCTCACAGGGGTAATAAGGGAGTGGTGCAAGGAAAATAAGGGAGCTAAGGTATATGGCTCAAGATTTGGAGTAGAGGGAATACTAAAGGAAAATATCATTGATTTGACAGGGCTTTCAGAGGATGATTTGGACAAGCTCATGCGTACTCCTGCTTCAGCTCTTGGCTCCTGCCGTTACAGGCTTTCAGACCCAAAGGAAGATGAGACTGACTTTAAGAGGGTTGTGGAAGTGTTTAGAAAATACGACATAGGGCATTTTGTCTACATAGGTGGAAATGACTCGATGGACACAGTTTACAGGCTTTCGGAGTATTTTAACGAAAATAAAATAACAGATATTACTGTAAATGGCGCTCCTAAGACCATAGACAATGACTTAAATGGTATAGACCACTGCCCGGGCTTTGGCTCCACTGCAAAATACATAGCTACTGTGTGCCACGAGCTTGCAAGGGAAGTAAAGGTCTATGATAGGGAAAACATCCTTATAGTCGAGATTATGGGAAGAAATGCAGGCTGGCTTACAGCCGCTGCGGCACTTGCGGCTGAAAAGGACAGCGAGGTTCCCTATCTCATTTACTTAAGCGAGGTCACCCTTTCTGTAGACAAATTTGTGGCTGACCTTAAGGAAGTGATGAAGAAGTCAAAGAATGTAATCGTTGCCCTAAGCGAGGGTACGGTTATAGAGCAGGGTGGCAAGAATCACGCAGATGAAGATGGTGAAGTGGATGCCTTTGGACATAAGCAGCTTGCAGGAAATGGAAGGATACTTGAGAAAGTGCTAAAAGATGAGCTTAAATACAAGGCAAGATACATAGAACTAAGCCTTGTACAGCGCTGTGCATCGCACTGCCTCAGTGAGACCGATATAAGAGAGTCAGAAGAGCTTGGAAGAGTGGCGGTAAGACTTGGCCGTGAGGGGCTGTCAGGAAAGATGGCAAGGCTTATAAGGGTTTCTGATGAGCCTTACAAGGTGGAATATTCATCAGTTGACATAGCAGAAGTTGCTAATCTTGAAAAGAAGGTTCCTCTTCAGTGGATAAATGAGGCTCACAATGGAGTTACAGAGGAGATGATGAAGTATCTAAGGCCTTTAGTCCAGGGAGAAATGAGCTGCAGATATAAGGATGGGGTGCCTGATTATCTGATTTTGTGA
- a CDS encoding DeoR/GlpR family DNA-binding transcription regulator — MKYIERKKQILAYLSNGNGVGDITNMCKKLYVSRSTLRRDLITLEEEGIIKRYHGGITMVSPSSSENSINIRKMENTDKKMALAKRARTLLQDNMVIFLDSSSTVSLFIPYLKTYSNLTVITNGINIASQLNTYPNIKCYICPGVLKNKSLSIIGEYASAFISNFRADIAFISSKAITTQGIFEGDDSQALCKKEMIKNSFKTVLLLDNSKEFKEGYFKLADFSDFDVIVSNGAFGEGIMKEIDMSNCKLLF; from the coding sequence ATGAAATATATTGAACGAAAGAAACAGATTTTAGCCTATCTTTCAAACGGAAATGGAGTTGGCGACATTACAAATATGTGCAAGAAGCTCTATGTATCAAGGTCAACCTTGCGCAGGGATTTGATTACCCTTGAGGAAGAGGGAATAATAAAGAGGTATCATGGTGGTATAACTATGGTCTCTCCAAGTTCTTCTGAGAATTCCATTAATATAAGGAAAATGGAGAATACAGATAAGAAAATGGCTCTGGCCAAGCGCGCCCGCACCCTTTTACAGGATAACATGGTCATCTTCCTTGATTCCTCTTCTACTGTAAGTCTTTTCATCCCTTACTTAAAGACTTACAGCAATCTCACTGTTATAACTAACGGCATCAATATCGCAAGCCAGTTAAATACCTATCCTAATATCAAGTGCTACATCTGTCCGGGAGTGCTAAAGAACAAAAGTCTCTCCATAATAGGAGAGTATGCTTCTGCTTTTATCAGCAATTTCCGTGCTGACATAGCCTTCATATCAAGCAAGGCAATTACAACTCAGGGAATATTTGAGGGTGATGATTCCCAAGCCCTCTGCAAGAAGGAAATGATAAAGAACTCTTTCAAGACTGTGCTTTTGCTTGATAACAGCAAGGAGTTCAAGGAGGGGTATTTTAAGCTTGCTGATTTTTCGGATTTTGATGTGATTGTGTCAAATGGGGCTTTTGGAGAAGGGATTATGAAGGAAATTGATATGTCCAATTGCAAGTTGCTGTTTTAA